The DNA region GTATAGGCTCGTCAGCCTTGCATTTTTCCCAATTCACTACAACCTATCTTGTAACTTGCTGATTTTTTTTAGATTATTTTTAGGATCTTTCTTTAAGCTTTTTTCTTTAATTTGAAATCTATCGTAGGAAAGATAAAGGCACCGACTGTTGCCTTTCTAGCGTTGCGTTGCCCCATGAGAGTTCAGATTAAGGGCGTTTAGAGTAAATATTTTTAGTGTGTTCAGCTCAGCTTTTTTTAATGTTTGTAAAGCTTCTGTAAATTCTTCCCCTCAAACTGCTGTCCGACACAAAATTCTTTTTTCGTTTGTAAAGTTTCTGTAAATTATTCCCCTCAAACTACTCTCCCCAGGCACAAAATCCTTCGTTCTACAGTCTAGGAAAATTTAATAATTTTGGGGTGGGTTTCAGGAGTTTCTGAGCGGCTTTGAACTAATTTGGGCGACTACAACCGGCAGATTTCATGTTATCATGACTAAAATTTTGGCTGTTTGGGCGACTCAGTTAGCAGTTTTTTAAAGAACCAACGAACTATTCTTAGCGAAAAGCATGATCACGTTCTCCTCAAAAACGCTAAATTTATAAATCAGAAGCAAAGTACAAGAAATCCTGCCTTTGCCTTTCTAGCTTGAAGCAACTTCTTTGGTGTCTATTCGCCAGAATTATAAAAATAATTGTCTAGGCCGGTATGATGCCATGTTTTCATGCTATGGAACATAGTCGATAGCCTTAAATAAATATTAAATAATATAAAAATGTAGTTTAGACAACAAACATAATTTGGTGTATTCGAGGACTATATAAACTTAGGACTAGGATACAAAGGCTTGCCCAATAATTAAATTCAGGGCGGTACTCAGGTTGAAAATTTATTAATCAGCGTCAAAATTTAATACAAGACGCACTTTGAATTAGCAAAGCTTTAAAATTAACTGAGGTTAACTTACTGTTAATTTTTGTTTAAAACTTTAACAACGTTAACTTGTCTTAATAAGCCAGTTAGGGTGCCGGCATAGAGATGATTTCACTAAAATTTTTAACCGTTAAAAATATTTCTGAAAACTTACAGAAAGACTTCAAGTATGGTTATGACCAACAGCCACAAATTTATGAGTGTTAGCACAAGTGAGCAAACCCAGGGCAAACACCTTACCTTTAGGAGGGAAGCTATAGGGACTCATCAAATGAAAGAGGCTAGCGGGTTACTGAATACCATTAGGCAAGCGCTGCACTGGCACCAGGTACAACAGGATTTGCGGCAGCACCAACACCAGTTGCAACTGCTAGAGGCTCGTTTTCGCAATGTAATTAACAAAAACGCAGATAGTATTATCATTGTTAATTCTTTTGGGCTGGTAAATTTTGCTAACCCAGCAACAGAATGTCTTTTTAACTGCAAAGTAGAAGAACTGGTAGGTCAAGCGCTGTTCGGCTCATTTGTCGCAGAAAAACCGGCTTGTGAAATCGATACAGCCATTATGCCAGGTGGAGGGGCAACCGGCACCGCAGATACACGAATTGTGCAAACACAAGTTGATATTACCCCTCGCTATGGCGACAAAGCCGTTGCAGAAATGCGAGTGGTTGAAACTGAATGGGAAGGAGAAATTGCTTTTCTAATCTTGCTGCGCGATATTACCGCACGTTTGCGTGCAGAAGAAGCACTGCGGCAGTCGGAAAGCCGATTTAGAGAACAAGCGCAGGCGTTGCAGCAAGCTTTAGACAATTTGCAGCAAACTCAAGCCCAGCTTGTTCAAACCGAAAAAATGTCGTCTCTGGGGCAAATGGTTGCCGGTGTTGCCCACGAAATTAACAACCCGGTTAACTTTATTTACGGCAATCTTGCCCACGTTAGTCAGTACACAAAAGACTTACTCGAATTAGTAGAACTTTATCAGCAGAATTATCCCAACCCCGTGCCGGCAATTCAAGAAAAACGGCAAGAAATTGATGTGGATTTTATTATCAAAGATATGCCCAACCTAGTCTCTTCAATGCAGGTGGGAACCGAGCGCATCCGTCAAATTGTCATCAGCTTACGGAATTTCTCCCGGCTGGATCAAGCCGAGAAGAAGCCGGTGAATAT from Microcoleus sp. FACHB-68 includes:
- a CDS encoding ATP-binding protein, translating into MVMTNSHKFMSVSTSEQTQGKHLTFRREAIGTHQMKEASGLLNTIRQALHWHQVQQDLRQHQHQLQLLEARFRNVINKNADSIIIVNSFGLVNFANPATECLFNCKVEELVGQALFGSFVAEKPACEIDTAIMPGGGATGTADTRIVQTQVDITPRYGDKAVAEMRVVETEWEGEIAFLILLRDITARLRAEEALRQSESRFREQAQALQQALDNLQQTQAQLVQTEKMSSLGQMVAGVAHEINNPVNFIYGNLAHVSQYTKDLLELVELYQQNYPNPVPAIQEKRQEIDVDFIIKDMPNLVSSMQVGTERIRQIVISLRNFSRLDQAEKKPVNIHEGIDSTLLILHSRLKAQPERPEIEIIKEYGELPLVECYAGQMNQVFMNILSNAIDAIEESAGRKQTAQKPQIRIHTSIETEQRKQKTGQKDPPIPHSHIVIRIADTGNGMTEEIRHRLFDPFFTTKPVGKGTGLGLSISYQIVKEKHSGQLKCTSSPGEGSEFVIELPLH